GCGCCGCACCTAGAGCGGAAATCTGCACGACTTTTTTGACGCCCCTTTGCACACAGGCGCTAAACAAGGCTGCGGGCGCCAAGTGATGCACGGCTTCGAAGCTCGTACCGGAGGACTCTTTGATCAGTCCGGCCGCATTGACCACCGCATCGATATCCTGCAAATACGGCAGCCAATCGCCGCTACGGGTCGCGTCCGCAAAATCCAGCACGATCGGCCGCACTTCCGGAAACTGCCGAAGCAGCCTTTCGGAGCGGCGGCAAACCACGGTCACGCGATGATTTTCCGCCAGCAAAATGCGCAGCAGGTGGCCGCCGATAAAGCCTGTCGCGCCAGTGAGCAGGATATTCATTTTATATTTATCCTTATTTCTGAAATAAGAGAAATCAATGCACAAAACACGACCATGAGAATGACCACGCCCTATGATTTTTTGGAAAACGGCAGCAATTTGACCACCGAATCCCCCAGCCTGACCAACTGCATCAACGTGTTGTTGGGCAGTTTTCTCAACTGGTCGTACCAGTGCGTCATCACTTCCAGAAAATCCAGCATGTCGGCAATGCGTTTCTTGACTTCCGGATCGGTTTCGGTATCCGCATCGGCCTCGATGCTCAGGTCGCGCAGCAGCGAAAGGGTGGGATCGACCTCGCGTTTCCTGCGTCCCTCGACCACGATATTGAACATTTCCTGCACGTCCTTGACCGACTCGAAATAATCGCGCCGGTCGCCGACCTCCAGATGCGTGACTTTGATCAACCCGATACCCAGCA
The genomic region above belongs to Methylomicrobium agile and contains:
- a CDS encoding GbsR/MarR family transcriptional regulator — translated: MRLTNAMERFILHWGEMGTRWGVNRSVAQIHALLYLSPKPLNAEEIAETLVLARSNVSTSLKELLGIGLIKVTHLEVGDRRDYFESVKDVQEMFNIVVEGRRKREVDPTLSLLRDLSIEADADTETDPEVKKRIADMLDFLEVMTHWYDQLRKLPNNTLMQLVRLGDSVVKLLPFSKKS